In Haloplanus rubicundus, one DNA window encodes the following:
- a CDS encoding b(o/a)3-type cytochrome-c oxidase subunit 1, with product MAYVDDFPTDARIVRWNMGVAFLALGIGGLFGMIQALHRTGVFRGFVSSADYYTVLTGHGVLLALVFTIFALCGLFTWGVTRSLDRPLPNPRFTLTWFALMLVGALAAAVTILGGLVPSIPFNADVLYTFYAPMQAHPAFYAGLALFIVGTWLAGLDWFRAYWQWRGDNPGERIPLQTFMVLVTMLMWYISSAGVAVEVLFFLLPWSLGLIESVDPLLTRTLFWYFGHPVVYFWLMPAYFIWYTVLPKFSGGRLFSDPLARVVFVLFLLLSTPVGFHHQYVDPGIPEGFKFIAMTNTMFLLLPSLLTAFTVVASMEHGARQRGGEGRLGWLRKLPWDEPAFAGCALAGLMFAAGGFSGMINAGMNINYLIHNTLWVPGHFHLTVGTASTLTFMAAGYWLFPQITGNRLRFRSLATVQPYVWFIGMTLMSNAMHRAGLAGIPRRTAEPQYDAVTFQGVVGGVSEMRLQIAIGGTILFLGLVLFLIVIFGTWFGGSGNDSLRVNGRIPAPLSGPEHSPKILDNLKLWTAVAIVLIVLAYGLPLSAMVADGLFAPGSPPIPV from the coding sequence ATGGCATACGTCGACGACTTTCCGACCGACGCACGCATCGTTCGCTGGAACATGGGGGTCGCCTTCCTCGCGCTCGGCATCGGCGGCCTCTTCGGGATGATCCAGGCGCTCCACCGCACCGGCGTCTTCCGTGGCTTCGTGAGTTCGGCCGACTACTACACGGTACTTACGGGCCACGGCGTCCTGCTCGCGCTGGTGTTCACCATCTTCGCGCTGTGTGGACTCTTCACCTGGGGCGTCACTCGGAGCCTCGACCGGCCGCTCCCGAACCCACGCTTCACGCTGACGTGGTTCGCCCTGATGCTCGTGGGCGCCCTCGCGGCCGCCGTCACGATTCTCGGCGGGCTGGTCCCCTCCATCCCGTTCAACGCCGACGTGCTCTACACGTTCTACGCGCCCATGCAGGCGCACCCGGCCTTCTACGCCGGCCTCGCGCTGTTCATCGTCGGGACGTGGCTCGCCGGTCTCGACTGGTTCCGCGCGTACTGGCAGTGGCGCGGCGACAACCCCGGCGAACGCATCCCGCTCCAGACGTTCATGGTACTGGTGACGATGCTGATGTGGTACATCTCGTCGGCCGGCGTCGCGGTGGAGGTGCTCTTTTTCCTCCTGCCGTGGTCGCTCGGCCTGATCGAGAGCGTCGACCCGCTGCTCACCCGAACGCTGTTCTGGTACTTCGGTCACCCGGTCGTCTACTTCTGGCTCATGCCGGCCTACTTCATCTGGTACACCGTCCTGCCGAAGTTCTCCGGCGGCCGGCTGTTCAGCGACCCACTCGCCCGCGTCGTGTTCGTCCTCTTCCTCCTGCTCTCGACGCCGGTCGGCTTCCACCACCAGTACGTCGACCCTGGCATCCCCGAGGGCTTCAAGTTCATCGCGATGACGAACACGATGTTCCTCCTCCTGCCCAGTCTGCTCACCGCCTTCACCGTCGTCGCCAGTATGGAACACGGCGCCAGACAGCGGGGCGGTGAGGGACGACTCGGCTGGCTTCGGAAACTCCCGTGGGACGAACCGGCCTTCGCCGGCTGTGCACTCGCCGGCCTCATGTTCGCCGCCGGCGGCTTCTCCGGCATGATCAACGCGGGCATGAACATCAACTACCTCATCCACAACACGCTGTGGGTGCCGGGTCACTTCCACCTCACCGTCGGCACCGCGTCGACGCTTACCTTCATGGCCGCCGGCTACTGGCTGTTTCCGCAGATCACCGGCAACCGCCTGCGCTTCCGGTCGCTCGCGACGGTCCAGCCTTACGTCTGGTTCATCGGCATGACGCTGATGTCGAACGCGATGCACCGCGCCGGCCTCGCGGGCATCCCGCGCCGAACCGCCGAACCACAGTACGACGCCGTGACGTTCCAGGGCGTCGTCGGTGGCGTGAGCGAGATGCGCCTCCAGATCGCCATCGGCGGTACGATCCTCTTCCTGGGGCTCGTGCTCTTCCTGATCGTCATCTTCGGGACGTGGTTCGGCGGCAGCGGGAACGACTCCCTGCGGGTCAACGGCCGGATTCCGGCGCCGCTCTCCGGCCCCGAACACAGCCCGAAGATCCTCGACAACCTGAAGCTCTGGACGGCGGTCGCCATCGTGCTGATCGTCCTCGCCTACGGTCTGCCGCTGTCGGCGATGGTCGCCGACGGCCTGTTCGCTCCGGGTAGCCCGCCGATCCCCGTCTAA
- a CDS encoding PQQ-dependent sugar dehydrogenase produces MTRTGERHATRRPRTSGTDGRRGFLRWAGGALLAGLAGCGGADGDGEVPAPTGTDTGTPTATPDRPGIGTVAVADGFTAPTDVAFPPRVDRGFVADQPGSVYATDRPDEPFLDLTDRVVDLRSGPDERGLLGLAPHPDFASNGRLFVRYSAPTRSSTPSGYSHTFVLSEFTVDPTAERASADERIVLEIPQPQPNHNAGSLAFGPDGHLFVGVGDGGGAGDVGRGHAEDWYERIRGGNGQDLTENLLGSILRLDVSPAEGYAVPDDNPLVGADGLDEQWAWGFRNPWRFSVDSEERRSSGSRSAADDGVALLVADVGQARYEEVSRVEAGENYGWNVHEGTSCFDPAAPSEEPAGCPSHTLAGQQLRDPVIEYPHPGVEDDPTATGIAVVGGYRYDGPLAEFDGRYVFADWRADGRLFVAEPTDEGLWPMSTVPIRGESAVPFVRAFGRDPEGRLYVLTTRRGGVEGSTGALHRLVE; encoded by the coding sequence GTGACACGCACGGGCGAACGACACGCGACGCGCCGGCCGCGGACGAGCGGCACCGACGGACGCCGGGGGTTCCTCCGGTGGGCGGGTGGCGCCCTCCTCGCGGGCCTCGCGGGCTGTGGGGGGGCGGACGGCGACGGCGAGGTGCCTGCCCCGACGGGGACGGATACGGGGACGCCGACGGCCACCCCCGACAGACCTGGGATCGGCACCGTCGCCGTCGCCGACGGTTTCACCGCCCCGACCGACGTGGCGTTCCCGCCGAGGGTCGACCGCGGATTCGTCGCCGACCAGCCCGGCTCCGTCTACGCGACCGACCGTCCGGACGAACCGTTTCTCGACCTCACCGACCGCGTCGTCGACCTTCGATCCGGCCCCGACGAACGGGGGCTGCTCGGCCTCGCCCCCCACCCCGACTTCGCGTCAAACGGCCGGCTGTTCGTCCGCTACAGCGCGCCCACCCGCTCGTCGACGCCGTCGGGGTACTCGCATACGTTCGTCCTCAGCGAGTTCACCGTCGACCCGACCGCCGAGCGCGCGTCGGCGGACGAACGGATCGTCCTCGAAATCCCGCAGCCCCAGCCCAACCACAACGCCGGCTCGCTCGCGTTCGGCCCCGACGGCCACCTGTTCGTCGGCGTCGGCGACGGCGGCGGCGCCGGCGACGTGGGGCGCGGGCACGCCGAGGACTGGTACGAACGCATCCGCGGCGGCAACGGGCAGGACCTCACCGAGAACCTGCTGGGGAGCATCCTTCGGCTCGACGTCTCACCGGCCGAGGGCTACGCCGTCCCCGACGACAACCCCCTCGTGGGGGCGGACGGACTGGACGAGCAGTGGGCGTGGGGGTTTCGCAACCCGTGGCGCTTCTCGGTCGACAGCGAGGAACGACGTTCCTCGGGCAGTCGGTCGGCTGCCGACGACGGCGTCGCCCTCCTCGTCGCCGACGTGGGACAGGCGCGCTACGAGGAGGTGAGCCGCGTCGAGGCGGGCGAGAACTACGGGTGGAACGTCCACGAGGGGACGAGCTGTTTCGACCCCGCGGCGCCGAGCGAGGAGCCGGCGGGCTGTCCGAGCCACACGCTCGCGGGCCAGCAGCTCCGCGACCCGGTGATCGAGTATCCGCATCCCGGGGTCGAAGACGACCCGACGGCGACGGGCATCGCCGTCGTCGGCGGCTACCGCTACGACGGACCCCTCGCGGAGTTCGACGGGCGGTACGTCTTCGCGGACTGGCGGGCTGACGGTCGGCTGTTCGTGGCCGAGCCGACCGACGAGGGGCTGTGGCCGATGTCGACCGTGCCGATCCGCGGCGAGTCGGCCGTCCCCTTCGTCCGCGCGTTCGGGCGCGACCCGGAGGGCCGCCTCTACGTTCTGACGACCCGGCGCGGGGGCGTAGAGGGGTCGACCGGCGCGCTCCACCGACTCGTCGAGTAA
- the hemH gene encoding ferrochelatase, with amino-acid sequence MTTGIVLLNFGEPSEPDRDVVVDYLERIFFANMDIEGKETTEKEARARASKLAQRRAPGLMEEYEDIGGSPLYDHATTQASMLAAELDRRGYDVNTYYGMQYTEPFITDAVEQARADGVDHLVGLPIYPLCGPSTNVQSLDELDAALDEVGWDVPVDGLTGWHKHPGYTRCRIDNIRAFLDENDLSLGDGTQLVFSAHGTPQYYLDEGSRYEEYVEEFCGVVATALDAPDYALGYQNHENRDVEWTEPDVEEVIENVEADRVVVEPVSFMHEQSETLSELDVELREEAEAEGLDFYRVPIPYDDERFVGALADLVEPFVAGYDPSYAGLQQCKCRDVPGTMCLNAAHHDE; translated from the coding sequence ATGACCACCGGCATCGTGTTACTCAACTTCGGCGAGCCGTCGGAACCGGACCGTGACGTCGTCGTCGACTACCTGGAACGCATCTTCTTCGCCAACATGGACATCGAGGGGAAGGAGACGACGGAGAAGGAGGCACGGGCACGCGCGAGCAAACTGGCCCAGCGTCGCGCCCCCGGCCTGATGGAGGAGTACGAGGACATCGGCGGGTCGCCGCTCTACGACCACGCCACCACGCAGGCGTCGATGCTCGCGGCCGAACTCGACCGCCGCGGCTACGACGTGAACACCTACTACGGGATGCAGTACACCGAGCCGTTCATCACCGACGCCGTGGAGCAGGCCCGCGCGGACGGCGTCGACCACCTGGTCGGCCTCCCCATCTACCCGCTCTGTGGCCCGTCGACCAACGTCCAGTCGCTGGACGAACTCGACGCGGCGCTCGACGAGGTGGGGTGGGACGTGCCCGTCGACGGCCTGACCGGCTGGCACAAACACCCCGGCTACACCCGGTGTCGCATCGACAACATCCGCGCGTTCCTCGACGAGAACGACCTCTCGCTCGGGGACGGGACGCAACTCGTCTTCTCCGCCCACGGGACGCCCCAGTACTACCTCGACGAGGGGAGCCGGTACGAGGAGTACGTCGAGGAGTTCTGTGGCGTCGTCGCGACGGCACTCGACGCGCCGGACTACGCGCTCGGCTACCAGAACCACGAGAACCGGGACGTGGAGTGGACCGAACCCGACGTGGAGGAGGTCATCGAGAACGTCGAGGCCGACCGGGTCGTCGTCGAACCGGTCAGCTTCATGCACGAACAGAGCGAGACGCTCTCGGAACTCGACGTGGAGCTCCGGGAGGAGGCCGAGGCGGAGGGGCTGGACTTCTACCGTGTCCCCATCCCGTACGACGACGAGCGGTTCGTCGGCGCGCTCGCGGACCTCGTGGAGCCGTTCGTCGCGGGCTACGACCCCTCCTACGCCGGCCTCCAGCAGTGCAAATGTCGGGACGTGCCGGGGACGATGTGTCTGAACGCCGCCCACCACGACGAATGA
- the hemG gene encoding protoporphyrinogen oxidase — translation MTVGIVGAGITGLALAHYLGERGVDSVAFEAASDPGGVIESARVDGRVLEHGPQRTRLTPEIEALVDDCGLRSDLRTADTDLPLYVYVDGRLRRVPFSPREFLSTDLLSVRGKVRMLVEPLTEGARDDETAADYFVRKFGPEAYQNLVEPLFGGIYGSDPAEMPGKYALRTVKKMERSGSLLRAAVNRRLEGKERQPPVSFDDGMAQLPRALYEHNADRVALETAVDRIVPEGTGYRLETGDGSHRVDHVVVTARADVAAGLLADVDRGSARALRRLYYNPLAYVHLYSAADPDGYGYQVRHDEPLRTLGVTWNASLFDRDGVYTCFLGGMENPGLVDRPERELGRIAREEFEAVMGAEADVLSVTRHPRGIPAYDGSWTAMEDVDLPDGVTLASNYAGRMGVPARVREAKRLAERFADDGVDADAGRAEATG, via the coding sequence ATGACGGTCGGCATCGTCGGCGCCGGCATCACCGGCCTCGCGCTCGCCCACTACCTCGGGGAGCGCGGCGTCGACTCGGTGGCCTTCGAGGCGGCGTCCGATCCCGGCGGCGTCATCGAATCGGCGCGCGTCGACGGGCGCGTCCTCGAACACGGTCCCCAGCGCACGCGGCTGACTCCCGAAATCGAGGCGCTGGTCGACGACTGCGGGCTCCGGAGCGACCTCCGGACCGCCGACACCGACCTCCCGCTGTACGTCTACGTCGACGGCCGGCTCCGTCGGGTCCCGTTCTCACCCCGCGAGTTCCTGTCGACCGACCTGCTCTCCGTCCGGGGGAAGGTGCGGATGCTCGTGGAGCCGCTGACCGAGGGTGCCCGCGACGACGAGACGGCCGCCGACTACTTTGTTCGGAAGTTCGGTCCCGAGGCGTATCAGAACCTCGTCGAACCGCTGTTCGGCGGCATCTACGGCTCGGACCCCGCGGAGATGCCGGGGAAGTACGCCCTGCGGACGGTGAAGAAGATGGAACGCTCGGGCAGCCTGCTCCGGGCGGCGGTCAACCGCCGACTGGAAGGGAAGGAGCGCCAGCCTCCCGTCTCCTTCGACGACGGCATGGCCCAACTCCCGCGCGCGCTCTACGAGCACAACGCCGACCGGGTGGCACTGGAGACGGCGGTGGACCGGATCGTCCCCGAGGGGACGGGGTACCGACTGGAGACCGGGGACGGGAGCCACCGCGTCGACCACGTCGTCGTCACCGCGCGCGCCGACGTGGCGGCCGGCTTGCTGGCCGACGTCGACAGAGGGAGCGCCCGCGCGCTCCGTCGGCTCTACTACAACCCGCTCGCGTACGTCCACCTCTACTCCGCGGCCGACCCCGACGGCTACGGCTACCAGGTGCGCCACGACGAACCGCTCCGGACGCTCGGCGTGACGTGGAACGCGAGCCTGTTCGACCGCGACGGCGTCTACACCTGCTTCCTCGGCGGCATGGAGAATCCGGGGCTGGTCGACCGGCCGGAGCGGGAACTCGGCCGCATCGCCCGCGAGGAGTTCGAGGCAGTGATGGGTGCCGAGGCCGACGTACTGAGCGTCACGCGCCACCCGCGGGGCATCCCCGCCTACGACGGGTCGTGGACGGCGATGGAGGACGTGGACCTCCCCGACGGGGTCACGCTCGCCTCGAACTACGCCGGGCGGATGGGCGTCCCGGCGCGGGTGCGGGAGGCGAAACGGCTGGCCGAGCGCTTCGCAGACGACGGCGTGGACGCCGACGCCGGCCGCGCCGAGGCTACCGGCTGA
- the hemE gene encoding uroporphyrinogen decarboxylase, whose protein sequence is MTHLLVRAARGERTERPPVWLMRQAGRHIPEYREIRADYTFREAIETPEVAERITLLPWDLYEPDGLVMFSDILTVLEPLGFDYHIESGVGPVVENPVDGPADADRPRGDVATDLDFVGALLDRLVERVGSETAIIGFAGGPFTLASYAVAGGSSRNHGPVRRFRARHPEAFRTLLSAFADVVREYLEYQAAHGADVVQLFDTYAGVLSPADYREFVLPLHREILADLSVPSIVFVRNMGGRLDSLQATGADVVSLDWTVDMAAARAELGDQPVQGNLDPQYLFGSPEFVREETKQVVDAAGPRGHILNLGHGVNRDTPVESVKAFVETAKSISR, encoded by the coding sequence ATGACCCACCTCCTCGTCCGCGCGGCCCGTGGCGAACGGACCGAGCGGCCGCCGGTCTGGCTGATGCGACAGGCCGGGCGCCACATCCCCGAGTACCGCGAGATTCGCGCCGACTACACGTTCCGCGAGGCCATCGAGACGCCCGAAGTGGCCGAGCGCATCACCCTCCTCCCGTGGGACCTGTACGAACCGGACGGCCTCGTCATGTTCTCGGACATCCTCACGGTGCTCGAACCCCTCGGCTTCGACTACCACATCGAGAGCGGCGTCGGTCCCGTCGTCGAGAACCCCGTCGACGGCCCCGCGGACGCCGACCGACCCCGCGGCGACGTGGCGACCGACCTCGATTTCGTCGGCGCCCTCCTCGACCGACTCGTCGAGCGCGTCGGCTCGGAGACGGCCATCATCGGCTTCGCCGGCGGCCCGTTCACCCTCGCCTCCTACGCCGTCGCCGGTGGGTCCTCCCGCAACCACGGCCCCGTCCGTCGCTTCCGTGCCCGTCACCCCGAGGCGTTCCGCACCCTCCTCTCGGCCTTCGCCGACGTGGTACGCGAGTATCTGGAGTATCAGGCCGCCCACGGCGCCGACGTGGTGCAACTGTTCGACACCTACGCCGGCGTGCTCTCGCCCGCCGACTACCGCGAGTTCGTCCTCCCGCTCCACCGCGAAATCCTCGCCGACCTCTCGGTGCCGTCCATCGTCTTCGTGCGCAACATGGGCGGCCGCCTCGACAGCCTGCAGGCGACGGGCGCGGACGTGGTGAGCCTCGACTGGACCGTCGACATGGCCGCGGCGCGGGCCGAACTCGGCGACCAGCCCGTGCAGGGCAACCTCGACCCGCAGTATCTCTTCGGGTCGCCCGAGTTCGTCCGGGAAGAGACGAAACAGGTCGTCGACGCTGCCGGACCCCGGGGCCACATTCTCAACCTCGGCCACGGCGTCAACCGCGACACGCCGGTCGAGTCGGTGAAGGCGTTCGTGGAGACGGCGAAGTCGATCAGCCGGTAG
- a CDS encoding winged helix-turn-helix transcriptional regulator produces MAIRTENEDDETCYVIDSLEQIGSQWRLAVLHDLQEGEKRFNELKRSTGASSRTLSRVVDDLGEMGFVDRRLEEDAPVATYYSLTEKGESLCPVFDAIGDWAKEWIAEESTA; encoded by the coding sequence ATGGCGATACGGACGGAAAACGAGGACGACGAGACCTGTTACGTCATCGACTCGCTCGAACAGATCGGCTCCCAGTGGCGGCTGGCCGTCCTGCACGACCTGCAAGAGGGTGAAAAGCGGTTCAACGAGCTCAAGCGCTCGACGGGGGCGAGTTCGCGGACGCTCTCTCGGGTCGTCGACGACCTGGGGGAGATGGGCTTCGTCGACCGACGCCTCGAGGAGGACGCCCCGGTGGCGACGTACTACTCCCTGACGGAGAAAGGGGAGTCGCTCTGTCCGGTGTTCGACGCCATCGGCGACTGGGCGAAAGAGTGGATTGCCGAGGAATCGACGGCCTAA
- a CDS encoding DoxX family protein gives MAFDTAGAGLAFLLARVLFGAVFAFTGLNHFLDAEGMIGYAQAKGIPMASLGVPVSGGMLIAGGLGIALGVYPTIAAGAVAVFLVAATPTMHDFWNAPEEQRQGEFNNFLKNVALLGAALGFLVLASEAWPLAANVGL, from the coding sequence ATGGCCTTCGACACCGCCGGCGCGGGCCTCGCCTTTCTGCTCGCGCGCGTCCTCTTCGGCGCCGTCTTCGCCTTCACGGGGCTGAATCACTTCCTCGACGCGGAGGGGATGATCGGCTACGCGCAGGCGAAGGGCATCCCGATGGCGTCGCTCGGCGTCCCCGTGTCCGGTGGTATGCTGATCGCCGGTGGGCTGGGCATCGCTCTCGGCGTCTACCCCACCATCGCGGCGGGTGCCGTCGCCGTCTTCCTCGTCGCGGCCACGCCGACGATGCACGACTTCTGGAACGCGCCCGAGGAGCAGCGGCAGGGCGAGTTCAACAACTTCCTGAAGAACGTCGCCCTCCTCGGCGCCGCCCTCGGGTTCCTCGTGCTCGCGAGCGAGGCGTGGCCGCTGGCGGCCAACGTCGGCCTGTAG
- a CDS encoding DUF6789 family protein, which translates to MGEGSRQPAAVEEPALGESGEPLTLRSVASAFVGGLAGIVVMSPLIAGVPILLGVFRLDSLARFADFVISQADAVLGLLFFVAGGVVVLPLFFLVTATFLPPREPRYLRGATISSLFWIAFVYIFWPGAGVVVDATFLVVTLVSHWIYGAVLGLVMQRLTGIPEHDV; encoded by the coding sequence ATGGGTGAAGGATCGCGACAGCCGGCGGCCGTCGAAGAACCGGCACTCGGGGAGTCCGGAGAACCGCTGACGCTGCGGAGCGTCGCGAGCGCGTTCGTGGGCGGGCTCGCGGGCATCGTCGTGATGTCGCCGCTGATCGCGGGCGTTCCGATTCTCCTCGGTGTCTTCCGACTCGACTCGCTCGCGCGCTTCGCCGACTTCGTCATCTCGCAGGCGGACGCGGTGCTGGGACTGCTCTTTTTCGTCGCCGGTGGCGTCGTCGTCCTGCCGCTCTTTTTCCTCGTCACGGCGACGTTCCTCCCACCCCGTGAACCACGCTACCTGCGCGGAGCCACCATCAGCTCCCTCTTTTGGATCGCGTTCGTCTACATCTTCTGGCCCGGCGCGGGCGTGGTCGTCGACGCGACGTTCCTCGTCGTCACGCTGGTATCACACTGGATTTACGGCGCCGTTCTCGGCCTCGTCATGCAGCGACTCACCGGGATTCCGGAACACGACGTTTGA
- a CDS encoding NAD(P)/FAD-dependent oxidoreductase gives MIAPHEPVVLHVGGLSDAVAATPVPSWLTVLTGGVLVGASFLFVSLLTDHEAIRTVNAFGVSLPVPAILRRPVAASLSAAGLLVLVVVLVAGTLGPPTPTANLGVLVVWVGWWAGYAMSTYLVANSWPAVNPWRTLARLRAGSAGRRPPRRYGAWPSVGFLLALVWIEVVTPLASNPRALVAFVLAYTAVTLAGAARYGVDPWFDRVDPISRVFRLYGRVAPIRPASADGGLRLRLPGAALTEPRPAPPGSTAFVVALLWVTTFDGLVATPAWNAFARPLLSPVVPVGPAGQVVVAAFYLAALLVGFGTFLVAYRLAADRSRATVDSLLTPAAIERRLAPSLLPIAAGYHVAHFLGYALTLSPALVAALVDPFGAGAARVAVLPPWFGTLQLGFVVVGHLLAVWVAHALAMDLFPGVLRPIRSQYPFVVVMVGYTMTGAWVVGQPTVTPAFL, from the coding sequence ATGATCGCCCCCCACGAACCGGTCGTCCTCCACGTCGGCGGGCTGAGCGACGCCGTCGCCGCGACGCCCGTGCCGTCGTGGCTCACCGTCCTCACCGGCGGCGTCCTCGTCGGCGCCTCCTTCCTGTTCGTCAGCCTGCTGACCGATCACGAGGCCATCCGTACCGTCAACGCCTTCGGCGTCTCCCTCCCCGTGCCCGCTATCCTCCGCCGTCCCGTCGCGGCGTCGCTCTCGGCGGCCGGGCTCCTCGTCCTCGTCGTCGTCCTCGTCGCCGGCACCCTCGGTCCTCCGACGCCGACGGCGAACCTCGGAGTGCTCGTGGTCTGGGTCGGCTGGTGGGCGGGCTACGCGATGTCGACGTATCTCGTCGCGAACTCCTGGCCCGCGGTGAATCCCTGGCGGACGCTCGCCCGACTCCGTGCGGGCTCGGCCGGCCGCCGCCCCCCGCGACGCTACGGCGCGTGGCCGAGCGTCGGCTTCCTGCTCGCCCTGGTGTGGATAGAGGTCGTCACCCCCCTCGCGTCGAACCCGCGGGCGCTCGTCGCGTTCGTCCTCGCCTACACGGCGGTCACGCTCGCGGGCGCGGCCCGGTACGGCGTCGACCCGTGGTTCGACCGCGTCGATCCGATTTCGCGCGTGTTTCGGCTCTACGGTCGGGTCGCCCCGATTCGGCCCGCGTCGGCGGACGGCGGCCTCCGGCTTCGGCTCCCCGGCGCCGCGCTCACCGAGCCGCGGCCGGCGCCCCCCGGGTCGACGGCGTTCGTCGTCGCGCTCCTCTGGGTGACGACGTTCGACGGCCTCGTGGCGACGCCGGCGTGGAACGCGTTCGCCCGCCCGCTCCTCTCGCCGGTCGTCCCCGTCGGCCCCGCCGGACAGGTCGTCGTGGCGGCGTTCTACCTCGCCGCCCTCCTCGTCGGCTTCGGCACCTTCCTCGTCGCCTATCGGCTCGCCGCCGACCGCTCCCGGGCGACGGTCGACAGCTTGCTGACCCCCGCCGCCATCGAACGGCGACTCGCCCCGTCGCTGCTCCCCATCGCCGCCGGCTACCACGTCGCTCACTTCCTCGGCTACGCCCTCACGCTGTCGCCGGCGCTGGTGGCGGCCCTCGTCGATCCGTTCGGCGCCGGCGCCGCTCGGGTCGCCGTCTTGCCGCCGTGGTTCGGTACGCTCCAACTCGGCTTCGTCGTCGTCGGCCACCTCCTCGCCGTGTGGGTGGCCCACGCGCTCGCGATGGACCTCTTCCCGGGCGTGCTCCGCCCCATCCGGAGCCAGTATCCGTTCGTCGTCGTCATGGTCGGCTACACCATGACGGGCGCGTGGGTCGTCGGCCAGCCGACCGTTACCCCGGCATTCTTGTGA
- a CDS encoding DUF7410 domain-containing protein translates to MTYHERMLPGADHRDAGEWPPPETRVRADETVAAACPHCGRPFATREARDLHVGDRHADACSAAECDAYEAARDDERETLFYFHLRVVAALGVLYAVTVLLYMVALGGGVL, encoded by the coding sequence ATGACGTATCACGAACGGATGCTCCCGGGCGCCGATCATCGGGACGCGGGCGAGTGGCCACCCCCCGAGACCCGCGTCCGCGCCGACGAGACGGTGGCCGCCGCCTGCCCGCACTGCGGGCGTCCCTTCGCCACCCGCGAGGCCCGCGACCTGCACGTCGGCGACCGACACGCCGACGCGTGCTCGGCCGCCGAGTGCGACGCCTACGAGGCCGCCCGCGACGACGAGCGCGAGACCCTCTTTTACTTTCATCTGCGGGTCGTGGCGGCGCTCGGCGTCCTCTACGCGGTCACCGTCCTCCTGTACATGGTCGCGCTGGGCGGCGGGGTCCTGTAA
- a CDS encoding zinc ribbon domain-containing protein, whose translation MLSPLAVVALVGIPLAQLPLVAYLSRHVELDGDEPRPSPGRGYVTYGTAGVRPTAREREPVCPHCGTPVDDAYDYCGRCAGRLPPRRVRR comes from the coding sequence GTGCTCTCCCCACTCGCCGTCGTCGCGCTGGTCGGCATCCCCCTCGCACAGCTCCCGCTGGTGGCGTATCTCTCGCGCCACGTCGAACTCGACGGCGACGAACCGCGCCCGTCGCCGGGACGGGGGTACGTGACCTACGGCACCGCCGGCGTGCGGCCCACGGCGCGCGAGCGCGAACCGGTCTGTCCCCACTGTGGAACCCCCGTCGACGACGCGTACGACTACTGCGGGCGCTGTGCCGGGCGGCTCCCGCCACGGCGGGTGCGCCGATGA
- a CDS encoding cytochrome C oxidase subunit IV family protein: protein MTRLKLYTAIYVVLFVSATVQVLVEGADLSYGRALGIIMVLSFVKAVIVAGYYQHLRWEPRSLTYLVGMGLLAALALTVAATYSVT from the coding sequence ATGACCCGACTCAAACTCTACACCGCGATTTACGTCGTCCTGTTCGTCTCGGCGACCGTACAGGTGCTCGTCGAGGGCGCAGACCTGTCCTACGGGCGGGCGCTGGGGATCATCATGGTCCTATCGTTCGTGAAGGCGGTCATCGTCGCGGGCTACTACCAGCACCTCCGGTGGGAGCCACGGTCGCTCACGTATCTCGTCGGGATGGGACTGCTCGCGGCGCTCGCGTTGACCGTCGCCGCGACGTACTCGGTCACCTGA